The Flexivirga oryzae DNA window TGAGGAACGAATCCTCGCGTCAGACCGTGCCGGCCGAAGGACGGACCACGAACATCGGGCGAGCGACGCGATGATGAGGAACGAATCCTCGCGTCAGACCGTGCCGGCCGAAGGACGGACCACGAACATCGGGCGAGCGACGCGATGATGAGGAACGAATCCTCGCGTCAGACCGTTGCCGCCAGCTCGGTCGCCTGCGCGATCGCGCGTTTGGCGTCGAGTTCGGCGGCCACGTCCGCCCCGCCGATCACGTGCCGTCCGGCGTCACCGTCACGCACCAGCTCGCGCACGGACTCCTGACCGGCACAGATGACGATGGTGTCGACCTCCAGGACGCGCGACTGCGGCGTCTGACCGCTCCGGCGCACCGTCAGGTGCAGCCCGGCGTCGTCGATCCGGTCGTACGACGCCGACCCGATCAGCTCGACCTGCGCGTCCTTCAGCGCGGCCCGGTGCACCCACCCGGTGGTCTTGCCCAGGCCCTTGCCGAGCGGCGCCGGTTTGCGCTGGATGAGGTAGACCTGCCGGCGCGGCTCGGCCGGGTGCTTCCGGGTGAGACCGCCGGGCACCTGGGGGTCGTCCGTCACGCCCCACTGGGCCTGCCAGTCCGGCAGCTTCTTGTGCTGGTCCTCCAGGAGGAATTCGCTGACGTCATACCCGATGCCACCGGCGCCGATGACGGCGACGCGGCGGCCGGCCTCGAGCTCGCCGCGCAGCAGCGCGTCATACATGACGACGCTGGGGTGGTCGATGCCCGGGATGTCCGGGACGCGGGGGCGGACACCGGTGGCGACCACGACGTCGTCGAAGCCTTCGAGGTCCTGCTCGCTCGCGCTGGTGTCGAGCCGGACGTCGACGCCGAGCACCTCGAGTCTGCGTTCGTAGTAGCGCAGGGTCTCGGCGAACTCCTCCTTGCCGGGGATCCGCATGGCCAGCCGGAACTGTCCGCCGAGCTGCTCCCCGCGCTCGAAAAGCGTGACGTGGTGGCCACGTTCGGCGCTGGACACGGCCGCTGCCAGGCCCGCTGGCCCGCCTCCGACGACCGCGATGCGCCGCTGCCGCTTCTTCGGGACCGGCAGCAGCACCAGGGAGGTCTCGCGGCCGGCGCGCGGGTTCACCAGGCAGCTGGCCTTCTTGTTGGCGAACGTGTGGTCCAGACAGGCCTGGTTGCAGGCGATGCAGGTGTTGATCTCGTCCGCCCGGTCCTCGCGGACCTTGCGCACGAAGTCGGGGTCGGCGAGCAGCGGCCGCGCCATCTGCACCAGGTCCGCCTGCTCGTGCTCGAGGATCTCCTCGGCCACGTCCGGGGTGTTGATCCGGTTGGAGGCGATGACGGGGATCTCCACCTCGCGCTTGAGCCGTGCCGTCCAGTCGACGAACGCGGCGCGCGGCACCGAGGTGACGATGGTCGGCACCCGCGCCTCGTGCCAGCCGATGCCGGTGCCGAACATCGAGGCACCGGCGTCCTGCAGCTTCCTGGCGAGGGTCACGACCTCGTCCCAGGTCTGGCCGTTCTCCACCAGGTCCAGCAGCGACATCCGGTAGCCGACGACGAAACCGGCACCGACCGCTTCACGGACCCGCCGGACGATCTCGACCGGGAAGCGCATCCGCTTCTCCGCGGTGCCTCCCCAGGCGTCAGTGCGGTCGTTGGTGTGCGCCGCGAGGAACTGGTTGATCAGGTAGCCCTCGGAACCCATGATCTCGATGCCGTCGTACCCGGCCAGTTTCGCCAGCCGCGCCGCCCGCACGAAGGCGTCGACGGTCCGCTCGACGCCCCCGGCCGACAGGGCACGCGGCCGGAACGGCGTGATCGGCGACTTGCGGCCGCTCGCGGAACGGATGAACGGGTGATAGCCGTAACGCCCGGCATGCAGGATCTGCAACAGGATCCGGCCGTCCTGCGCGTGGACCGCGTCGGTAACGGCGCGGTGCTTGTGCGCCGCCCGCCG harbors:
- a CDS encoding FAD-dependent oxidoreductase, with product MAFDRLLAPIDIGGVRLANRVAMGSMHTGFEDRSKDFGRLAAYLAERAEGGTGLIVTGGFAPNVEGWLLPAGSLMATRRAAHKHRAVTDAVHAQDGRILLQILHAGRYGYHPFIRSASGRKSPITPFRPRALSAGGVERTVDAFVRAARLAKLAGYDGIEIMGSEGYLINQFLAAHTNDRTDAWGGTAEKRMRFPVEIVRRVREAVGAGFVVGYRMSLLDLVENGQTWDEVVTLARKLQDAGASMFGTGIGWHEARVPTIVTSVPRAAFVDWTARLKREVEIPVIASNRINTPDVAEEILEHEQADLVQMARPLLADPDFVRKVREDRADEINTCIACNQACLDHTFANKKASCLVNPRAGRETSLVLLPVPKKRQRRIAVVGGGPAGLAAAVSSAERGHHVTLFERGEQLGGQFRLAMRIPGKEEFAETLRYYERRLEVLGVDVRLDTSASEQDLEGFDDVVVATGVRPRVPDIPGIDHPSVVMYDALLRGELEAGRRVAVIGAGGIGYDVSEFLLEDQHKKLPDWQAQWGVTDDPQVPGGLTRKHPAEPRRQVYLIQRKPAPLGKGLGKTTGWVHRAALKDAQVELIGSASYDRIDDAGLHLTVRRSGQTPQSRVLEVDTIVICAGQESVRELVRDGDAGRHVIGGADVAAELDAKRAIAQATELAATV